Below is a genomic region from Hemiscyllium ocellatum isolate sHemOce1 chromosome 24, sHemOce1.pat.X.cur, whole genome shotgun sequence.
ggaacacctggaggagatgcatgcaggcatggggagaacatgctaatccacacaggtagtcacccgaggctggaatcgaacctgggtccctggtgccgagaggcagcagtgctaaccagtgagctaaCCATATGCAGAGCAAAGCGTTTGTCTAAATGGAGCTCTGTGTGCCAGCCTCCCtaatgtaggaaaatggaatGGGGAAAGGTCGCTCTAGCTGGGGGTGGAGTTTTAGGGAGGCACAGTTAGGTTTGGTTCTATTGAATTGCCAACACCACATGGTATCCGTGGTCATCTGTCAATGACGGTGTGTTGGGTAGTATGTGACAGAATTGGGGTACAGGAGATCGCTATGGTAAGTAAACAAAATCAAAGTTGATTAATCTTGTTCTGGCCATATGTTCACAGGTTCTCCTCACTGGTTCTGTTTTGTGCAGGATCAGTGAAGCAGCAGTATGCCAGTATAGGTTTTGGGGTTTCTTGTCAGCACTCCTTCATCCAACCACCTCTTGGGAGCGGGGAAGTTGGTGTGAAACATCAGAAGCCAGGAaatctccctgttataggaaggatgttgtgaaacttgaaagggttcagaaaagatttacaaggatgttgccagggattagagggtttgagctataaggagaggctgaacagtctggggctgttttcctggagtgtcagaggctgaggggtgaccttatagagatttttaaaatcatgagggacgtggataggataaataggcaaggtcatttccctggggtgggggagtccagaactagagggaaactagaggtttagagtgagagggaaaagatttaaaagggacctaaggggcaacattttcatgcagagggtggtgcgtgtatggaatgaactgccagaggaagtggtggaggctggtacaattacagcatttgattagattagattccctacagtgtggaaacaggccctttggcccaaccagtccacactgaccctccgaagagcaacccacccactcccatttccctctgattaatgcacctaacactatgagcaatttaacatggccaattcacctgacctgcacatctttggactgtgggaggaaactggagcacccggaggaaactcacgcagacatggggagaatgtgcaaactccacacacagttgccccgaggttggaatcgatcctgggttcctggtgctgaaAACTTctcaatgggtatatgaataggaatggtttagagagatgtgggtcaagtgctggcaagtgggacttgattgggttgggatatctggtcggcatggacaagctggactgaagggtctgtttccatgctgtacatctctatgactctataactgtataTGGTAGGTGGACCCAGCTGGTGTGAGCTTATGGAGTCTGATGTCTCTGAGGGCAATCCTATGGCAGGGGTGAAAGGAGAACTAGAGATAAATCTTTGGAGATTTGAGGTGGTCTTGAGTCCTTCCTTCAAGCTATCCAGTTGGAATATACAAGTATCAGAACAGTGCTTCTGAGTAAAACAATGAAGTCTGGTCAGTCCTTCCAAACTTCAGTCTGAAAAGACTGTAAACGTTTCCAGAGAGATTCTCCAAAGCAGCTCAATGTGGCACTGAGCTGTAGTATTATTCCAGTGAGGATTAATATGGAACCTGATATACATAAGGGAATGTTATCAATTGTAACTGAATCCTCTTCAAATCCACAATTTGCTGTAATCCTGCAGATAAACATGAGACCAGTTTTCAGGACCATCTGGTGACGAGGGAAGGCAATGATCTCTACCACTGTGTTATTTATTTGGCACCCGGAGATTATCACTGTTTCCATTCACCTGCTGATTGGAGAGTTGCACACAGGCGCCATTTCCCAGGTAAACCTTCTACTGTTTGCTTTTTCATTAAAATCAAGTGCCTTGATTGTTTAGCATGAATCTCCAGCAAGAGTTAGTTCCTGTTTCTGAGCTGAGATTGGATCAATCTGTGGCCTTTCACTTGTGGAATCTGGGGTTAAACTGCAGCCAGGGTGACAGCGTGGATGTTTGCCAGGGCTACAGACTGGAAAGGACTTGATCTGAACACATTTGCTGAGCCCATGGGAACAAACTGTCTTTAATATGTCTGCAGTTAAAAAGCTGGTGTTGGTTACAGAGCAAAATGTGGTGGATGGGTTTTTTCTTTCCTCTCAGCTGGAGGTACATTGTTGGGGCAGAGAAGAGGGATCTTTACTTTTGAATCCTGCTGTGCTCTACCTGACTTAGAAAATCCTGACACTGAACATCTCAACAGAATGGTGTTTCATTTCCCCATCAGCTTGCTTGACCACAAAGGAGattaatttttaactttactgctgcatcatgttccCTAACTGTGACTAGAAGTAAGCGGCCAGGTATTTGGGAGAAATAAAAGGGAATCTATCCTTCAGTTCGGAAGGTGGCAGTAAGAGGAACGATAGTGAATGCACCCCATCAAAGGCAAGCTCACTCTCAGCTCCCACTGCTTTGCCCACGGATCTTTCTCTTTAGTGATGGACCTGTCCTGTATCAGCTGACCTACTGCAAATAACCCAGGGCACTGGAACCTCAAAAACTAGCCTGAGCTCCTTTGCCTGTGTATTCATGTGGCTGTTAACTGTGAATGTTACTGCCCCGAGAGAAAAGGACAGTCAGAATGTGATGTTGGTTTACTAAGTCAGAGGTCCGATTTCCTAAAAGGAAGTTCCTACCCTGTCCCACTGTCCCCTGAAGGTTTCGGGTTTAGAGCTAATTATTCTGCATCTGGAACCCCAGTCCAGTCTTGCCCAAATTGAAGACGCCCCTTTGTTGCCAGTTTTCTTTCTCCGCAGCTCTGGTGCCAACTCCCTGCAGAACTATAATTGTGGCAGGACCTTGAGCCAGCTATCTCCTCCTTTCAGAGTCCTTCTCCATTTTCTAAAGCTGCATGAGTTTAGCATGGGTGCTGGGTAACAGCAAGAATGAGAAATGTGTCACTGATCGGAACTGGACCATAGCCTATCAGTCAGTAAACTAATCACAAGACTGTCACTCGCCTCGAATCCTATCTTTTCTCATTTGTAGGATACTCTAGTCACTCAGCTGCTTAAGCGCATTCCCCAGGTTTAACATACTCCTGTCTCTGTGCTAATCCTAACTAGCTAGGCCCAGGCCTGAGTGACACAGACATTTTGTTTTTGCCAAAAAATGGAACTGAGTTTTAATTCAATCGATGTATATTGCCAGTGTGACTGTTTTAGTCTATGGTCCTCGtcatcagcacagaaacagacccttcagtccaatcagtccataccaaacataatgccaaactaatctagtcccacttgcctgcatctggcccctatccctctaaacttttcctattcatgtacatgtccaaatgtcttttaaatgttcgaacaatctgcatccaccacttccttccaCATATGAGCTATACGCTATTTTAAAAAGTGTCCTTTATAaaactttcccctttcatctcaaaatctgccctctagttttgaactcccccttcctagggaaaagacgcttgctattcactttatctgtgccccttgaaattttacaaacttctataaggtcacccctcaaccttctaagctccagtggtgaaagtctcagcctatccagcccatctttatagctcaagccctctatCCCCCACaaagtcctggtaaatcttttctaaaccttctccaatttggtaatatccttcttatagcaggatGGTGAGAATTGCACAGACTACTGCAGATGAggcttcaccagtgtcctgtacaacctcaacatcatgtctcaactcctgtactcaaagatcgaagcagtgaaggcaagcatactaaacgctttcttaaccaccctgtcttccTGGGATACAAACTTTGAAGAACAACGTGCCTGAACCCCTCTGTTTGACAATGTTACTCatggctctaccattaattgtataagacctaccttgtttgttttaccaaaatgcaataattaaactccatctgccactcctcagcccattgacccaatcgatcaagatctctttgtaatctcagatagccttcactgtctgctatatcaccaattttgatgttatttgccttctatattctcatccaaattgtttatgtaagTTACAAAAGTGGACTCGGCACCTAGTGCCTGTTGAACAcatactggtcacaggcctccagtccgaaaagcaatcctccaccatctTGTCTCCTACCggtaagccaattttgtatccaattggcaagcttgcCCTGAATCCCATGATCTAACTTTATTAGTTAATCTACCATgcggaccttgtcaaaagctttgctaaagtccatgtaaacaacatgtACCACTCTGCTCTGGatgtcactgagctggaaggctcattttcagatgtttcgtcaccatactagtaacatcttcagtgacccTCCGGTGAAGAACTGGTGGTATGGCTCACTTTTAATTTGTGTTTAGgtgtccttgggttggtgatgtcatttcctgttctttttcacagaaggtggcaaatgggatccaagtcgatgtgtttgttgatagagttccggttggagtgtcattcttccaggaattctcgggcatgtctgtttggcttggcctaggatggatgtgttgtcccagtcaaagtagtatccttcctcatctgtctgTAAAGATACTAGTTAGAGTGgatcatatctttttgtggctagttgatgttcaggtatcctggtggctagttttctgcctgtttgtccaatgtagtgtttgttacagtccttgcacattttgtaaatacattagttttgcttgttgtctgtatagggtctttcaagttcactagctgctgttttaatgtgttggtgggtttatgggctaccatgatgccaaggggtctgagtagtctggcagtcatttccgagacttgtctttgatgtaggggagagtggctcgggtttctggacgtgttttgtcagCTTGTTTGGGCTTGTTGCTGAGAGATTGACGGACCATGTTCATTGGGTACGGGTTGTTTTTGACTACACTGTatcggtgattttcctctgctcttcatagaTCCTCTGTGCTACAGTGTAAAGGgactcgttgaaataatgttctaatttatcaccctctgagaaaaacagcaggaaatgacatcactacaggaaatgacatcaccaaccttccaaaatgaaccttccagctctgcgagcaaacttacatccaaaatctcaatctgagctccaaatcttctccaaactccgCTCtcatcagtcatagagatgtacagcatggaaacggacctttcagtccaactcatctgtgttgaccagatatcctaaaattaaactagtccccttttgccagcacttggctcatatccctctaaacccttccttttcatatacccgtccagatgccttttaaatgttgtaattgtaccagcctccaccacttcctctggcagctcagtccattaACCTTTtgggttacatcctcaaacaaactcatcaagtttgtgagacaagatttgcCCCTCTCAAAggtatccctaatcattccttgtctctTCAAATGCATGTcaatcttatctttcagaatcacctccaacaactcaTCCAGAACTCTTCTccggctcacaggtctgtagttcccaagCTTCTCCTCCCAGCCTTTCATAAATAAAGGTACAACATCAGCCACCCTGCAGAACTCCAGCACCTTTCCCATGATTATAGAtgaaacaaatatttctgctagggtCCTGtcatttcttccctaacttcccgtAATGTTCTGGGATACCCTCGATGCTGTCCTGGAGATTTACGCACCTTTACGTTTTTTTCTAAGAccaccagcactttctcttctgtaatgtcAACTGATTTCaaaacatcagtatttatttctgCAAGTTCTCTAGCCtccttttctttctccacagttaaAGCTGATGCAAAATCTTCATTTAGTATTCCCTTCATTTCCAaaggttcaacacaaagaagaGCTCATTTATCTTTAAGGAGCATATtctctctaactgtctctcctaATGTACTCATAACATCTAATTACATTCTCCTTTACTTTATCTGCCAgggctatctcatatcccttcTTTACCCTCATGATTTCTTAGGACCTGTTATAAATCCGAGGTCCCTCAACTCAGCTCAGTATTGCGTGTGGCAAGTCACCGCTGTCTGATAGAATTAAGCTCTCCAGTTGTTGCCTCTGAATGCAGCATCCAGAGATCACCCATTCTTGGGGTGGATGTGGATTTGCTGAAATCAGATGGGCCACTTCACTCAATGTTGTGCAAACTCTGAAAGGCTGCAGCAATAGAGCGGTTTGCAGCAGTGTGCGGGGTGCTTTATTATTACATAATCTTTAAATAGGATTCACCGAGCTGCTGCTAATCATCAGCTGGCTCACCAGATTCTGGGTCTAAATCTGGTACTGCAAAAGGAGGAGAAACGTGGAGCTAAAAATAACTCCCAATTTCGTACAGTTCTCTCGGTCAACGCAAAAACCGGAAAGCATTGTGGAGCTTTTTCAGTTTGcgattaaattgaattgaattgatttgtcacgtgtaccaagacaCCGTCAAAAGCTTTATCTTGcaagcaacacaggcagatcacagagttaagtaacatagagAGTAAATAATAGGAGTGGGATGTGGCTGAGTGAAAGGGTGCCACGAAGCTGTAACTGTTCTGGGAGGGGGATTTCATGAGATGTGTTCAAGTGGAAGAGATTTGTTGGAAAAAATAAGTAACGTCCTGTTTCTACTGATTAGCAACAGCTCTAAAACGATTGGGAAAAGGACCAAAGGGGAGATCTGAAATTATTCTTGATGTAGCAAGTTATGATCAgaaatgtactgcctgaaaggataGAAAATTCAATTATAACTGGCAAAAGGAAGTTAAAAGAATAGTTAAAAAGGAAGAAGTTTCTAGGCCATAGGGGAATCAGGAGGAGTATCATGGGATCCGTTACTGTTAGATTATATCATTGAATATTATgctaattgttgtggttctgttcaccgagctgggaatttgtattgcagacgttttgtcccctgtctaggtgacatcctcagtgctagggatcctcctgtgaagcgcttctgtgatctttcctccggcatttatagtggtttgaatctgccgcttccggttgtcagttccagctgtccgctgcagtggccggtatattgggtccaggtcgatgtacttattgattgaatctgtggatgagtgccatgcctctaggaattccctggctgttctctggaagcagcagattcaaaccactataaatgccggaggaaacatcacaggaggctcccaatcactgaggatgtcacctagacaggggatgaaacgtctgcaacaccaattcccagctcggcgaatagaactacaatgagcacccaagctacaaatcttaacccaaactttgaatattatGCTAATATTGCACATTGTAATTTGCCAGTCATTTGCTTCTAAATCCCAATTGAAAGGGACTGACGGTGGTGCATCAATAACACTGTTGTAGTAAGAGGCTGGCAGTGAATTGGCATGTCATCCCAAAGCTAATGCAATGCTTCCATATTTAAGACGATACAGCAGGAAGGCCCTTTAGTATCTGTCGTTTGTACGTGAGAGGATTGTTCTGATGTGTCCCTTTGTATGTGCTCAGGCTCCCTTATGTCGGTTAATCCTGGCGTAGCTCGTTGGATTAAGGAGCTGTTCTGTCACAATGAGCGCGTTGTCCTGGCTGGAGAGTGGATACATGGCTTCTTCTCGCTCACTGCTGTCGGGGCCACAAACGTTGGATCGATTCGCATTTATTTTGACAGTGTAAGTACAGCGGATATGTGGAGGAAAGGAAGGCTCCGAGCGTTAGTGATCTATCGCAGTCTGGGATTTTCTCCCCGTTCTGTACAGCCTCCACTGTAGGTGCGCACTCATAATAGAATTGCACTTTAAATTTAAAGTGCTTCTCAATTATTTAAGAACTGGTCTAATGGTGAGGGGAAAACTGATGTGCATGAAGAGATGAATAATATATGTGTCCAGGAAAGAATACAGTCAAACAGGTTTAAAATCCCCTTGACCCACTTATCAATCTAAATGAGAGTGTATTTCTGGCCTTGCAAGAATAACCATTAGCTTCCTGACCGCTGTCTCCACCTGGTCCTCTTCCCCACATCTTCAAGCTTTGAACTTGTGCTTAACCTGATCACTAGAGAATCGCTGGAACTGTACAATAGCTCAAACTGTCCCAGTCAGACCAGATCACTGCATCTTTATTTCCTGAAACAGTAATTGGTTTGGACAGCGGGATAGGTACATTCAATCAGTCCTATTGTGacaaaaatcaaagaactgcagatgctggaaatcagaaactaaaacagaaatagTTGGAGGAGCtgcggtctggcagcatcttcagagagaaatccaagttaacgtttcgggtccagcgaccctccttcagaacttcccttgacctgaaacgttaattctgatttctgttcaatgatgctgccagacctgctcaatttttccagcaatttctgtgcatAAATTATGACCTTGAGACAATGAAACTCTTAATAAACTTGGGCACTTCTGCTTCTATCTTTTAATAAAGAAATTTGATAATTAATATCAGAGAAACCACTTGGGGCAAGGAAGAAACAATGAACCAACTAACTCATAACTAACTCTCCCAGCAAAGTTCCACTACAGTTAACTCACCCGCCCACTCAGTAACCTCCATTTTAGTTTGAATATTCTTGACATCTTTGCAAATTCTTTCTGATCCTTTTTTTTGAAGTGAGGTTTTGGTTGTCTTTGTGCAGTTAATATATAAATGCAGAACATTAATGAGATGCTTGGATAATttgagtctttttcctggggtggaaaTATCGGATAATAGGGGCCCTGGGTTTGAGGTGAGAAGGGGAGgtttaaagatgtgcaagtgTTTTATGCTGAGGGCAGTGGAATGTGATTCCAGGGGAGGTGATAGAAGCACGTGTGATAGCAACACCTTAGAGGCAGACACATGAACAGTCAGAGAATAGGGCAatatggactgaagggcctgttcctgtgctgttgtCGGTCTATATTCTAGAACCTTGCTGAGCGTTCCACTCTAACTGTTCCTCATTGCTTAACTGCTTTACACTTTGAATCAAGCTTAAGTTGGGGAACTCATACCAAGTGTGAAAAGTCCTGAGACATTGTTAGCAGTTTTAAATCCTTGTGTTGCTTTAATGGTGAGTATAACCTTATTATTGACTGACTTTTGACACCTGATTCCTGCTTCCAAACATAAACAATAAAATACTAGCTTGTTCAAAATGCCTTACAAGTTGGCACCTTGCCTCCCTCCTGCCTCTCCCCACCCTTCCCATTCTGGATGAGCAATCGAAGTATTTTTCTGCATAGGATCACTGGGAAAAAGTTTGGGAGGCACAGTTGTAGACTATAACATAGATCTGGTACTGGGATGTAAACGCAGTTTTTATTATTCGGTTGTGATAAATAATTAAGGATTGCTGGAGAAGAGAATATTCACTGTCTCATTTGTCTTATGAAGGACCTACATACCAATAGTCCCCGCTACATGAAGGGCTCCTACAACGACTTCAGTTTTGCCGCAAACAACAACAAAGGGATTAACATGAGGAAGGGGGAGCATCTCGGGGAGTTTAACTTGGGCTCCACCATTGTTCTCATCTTCGAGGCACCGAAAGACTTTACTTTTAACCTTAAACCTGGACAGAAGATCAGGTTTGGTGAGGCTCTCGGTTCCATATAATACAGTTCCCATCAATGGCATCTCAAATTGGATTGGAGCACTGAGGAGTGAGGTTGGACTAAAGAATGGTGAAAAATGGCCATAACGGAAATGCGGTTTTAATTCCTCCTACTCCTCACCTCATCATTACTGCAGAAGCATCTCTCATTGCCTCCATCTGAGGGACCAGCTCTTCCATTATGGATTCTCCTGAAAGGTGTACTGACCCGACCCAATTGAACTTTCAGAGCATATGCAGTGCCGTAATCTCTCCATACAAAGGGAGAACCTGGCAGGTCACCAGGAATAATGAGACTTGGAAAATGGGCTGAGTTTAAGGGCCCTGGTCTCTTTGGCAGTGGCAGGAGATTCCGATCAACTTGTGCAGGAACTGGGGATGCTCGAGTATTTGCTGAATAGCTCCATGCAGGTGAACCAGTGGGTCATTCTAACGTTTAGTTAATGCAGTATTTTTATATACTAAAAAGAAATCAATGCAGTTTCTCATCAAATCACAtttcagagaaaataaatttaaTGACTATACCAAAACTTAATGCAGCTCATCTGTGTTTTTTTGGTCAATGTGGTGTGTTTTTCTAGAACTGAGGGGTGAAGTGCTAAATCATGGACTACTAta
It encodes:
- the pisd gene encoding phosphatidylserine decarboxylase proenzyme, mitochondrial isoform X6; translation: MSKPALKLRTWPLSFLYFFLPFSVLKPLTKVGWRPTSRVGLYKTIPTRLLSRAWGRLNQVELPTWMRKPVYNLYIWTFGVNMKEAAVEDLQHYRNLSEFFRRKLKPQARPVSDSHCVISPSDGKILHFGRVKNCEVEQVKGVTYSLENFLGPQTWSENLEISDNKHETSFQDHLVTREGNDLYHCVIYLAPGDYHCFHSPADWRVAHRRHFPGSLMSVNPGVARWIKELFCHNERVVLAGEWIHGFFSLTAVGATNVGSIRIYFDSDLHTNSPRYMKGSYNDFSFAANNNKGINMRKGEHLGEFNLGSTIVLIFEAPKDFTFNLKPGQKIRFGEALGSI